From the genome of Arthrobacter russicus:
GCCGAGCAGTACGGCACCGCCGGCTACTGCGAACAGCCAGCCGCCGGTCCAGCCGGCCTTCGACCGGTCGCTGCAACCGGTGATCGTCAGCAACGCTTCCGGGCTGGCCGCCCGCGGAGCCGAACTGCGGCAGAACCTGGTGTCCGCCGGCTACACCGATGCGGTGCGCAACGATTCGGTGGCGGTCCAGCCGACGACGCAATTGCTGTACGGCCGCGATTTCGCGGACGTGGCCCAGGACATCGCCGCGAAATACGGCATTCCGAGCAGCGCACTGGTTTCCGCACCGGCGCTGGCCGGGGTGCAGTTGGTAATCGGGCAGGACTTCGTCTCCGGCACCGCCTATGGGCAGGTTTCAGTGCCGAGCGACCTTCAGGTCAATACTGCGCAGCAGCCGACGCAATGCCGGCAAGTGACCAACTCCGGCGGCTGACCGGCGAAGCGGAGTTTCACCGCAAACTGCTTGCCGCGGCCGCGGCTCGGCCCGGGCGATCGCGCCGAGCCGCGGCCTGATCGGGCTTCGATTACCAGATGCTGACCCGTTCCGCCGGATCCAGCCAAAGCCCATCACCGGGAGCGGTGCCGAATTCCTGGTGGAACTCCGGCAGGTTCTTCACCACCTGGTTGCAACGCCAGCTGGCCGGCGAGTGCGGGTCGATTGCAATCCTTTTGACCGCGTCTTCCGGCCGATTTTTGCTCTGCCAGCAGGATGCCCAGGCGAAGTAGAACCGCCGGGCTCCGGAAAGCCCGTCGATTTCCGGAGCGGCCTGGCCAGCCAAAGCCAATTGCCAAGCCTTGTAGCCGATGCTCAATCCGCCCAGATCCCCGATGTTTTCGCCAAGCGTGAGCTTGCCGTTGACCCGTTCCTCCGGAGCCGCGATCGGGCTCAGCGCATCGTACTGCGCCACGAGTTTCGCGGTGCGCTCCTCGAAGGCCGCCCGGTCCTGATCGGTCCACCAGTTGCTGAGCGCCCCGTCGCCGTCGTACTGCGATCCCTGGTCGTCGAAGCCATGGCCGATTTCGTGCCCGATCACCGCGCCGATACCGCCGAAATTCGCCGCGTCGTCGGCCGCTGCGTCGAAGAACGGCGGCTGCAGAATCGCCGCCGGGAAGACGATTTCGTTCATCGTGGGGTTGTAGTAGGCGTTGACGGTCTGCGGCGTCATGAGCCATTCCGTGCGGTCGATCGGTTGGCCGATCCGGGCGAGTTGCCGGGCCAGCTCGAACGCTTCGGCGCGGGCCAGATTGCCCAGCACGTCGTCAGCGGAGATCTCCAGACCGGAGTAATCCCGCCAGACGTCCGGATAGCCGATTTTCGGCACGAACTTGGCGAGCTTTTCCAGTGCTTTCGCCTTGGTGGCTTCGCTCATCCAGTCCAGGGCCCGGATCGATTGCCGGTATGCCTCGATCAATCCGGCGACGAGCTTCTCCATCTTGGCTTTGTGCTCCGGGGGAAAATGCTTGGCCACATAGAGTTGGCCGACGGCTTCGCCCAAGGCGCCTTCGACCAGCGCGGTACCGCGCTTCCAGCGTTCTTTGTTCTCCGTGGTGCCGCTGAGCACGGTTCCGTAGAAGGCGAAGTCTTCGGCGACGAATTCTTCGGCCAGGTAGGGGGCAGCTGAGGACGCCACGCGCATGGCCAGCCAGTCCTGCCACTCTCGCAATGGACGTTCGGCGAGTAGTTGTGCCGCGGTGCGGAAGAAATCCGGTGTCGCCACGATGATTTCGGCAGTCTGCGCCTCGCTGGCGCCCAACTCGTCGAGCCACGGCGCCAGCGGCGGGAACAGTTCGAGCGCTGCCTGCCGGGTCAGCAGGTTGTAGCGTTTTTGCGGGTCCCGCAAGGTGACTTTGTCCCAATGGCCGGCAGCCAACGCAGTTTCCAGGTCGAATACCCGGCTCGCGGCCTGCTCGGCGTCGGGCCGTCCGGCCAATTCCAGCATCCGGGCGATATGGTTCCGGTACCCGCTGCGGATGTCCGCGGATTTGTCCTCGCGGTAATAGGCCTCGTCCGGCAGGCCGAGGCCGCTTTGCTGGATCTGGAACAGATAGCGGCTCGGGTCGCCCGGATCGTTGTAGACGTAGAAGCCGATCAGGCCGGCGGTGCCGCGGCCCTGCAGCTTTGCCAGCAGTCTGATGAACTGGTCCGCGTCCGCAGTGGCGTAGACCGCTTCCAAGGTCGCCCGGATCGGTTCGATGCCGGCCGCATTGATCTGATCCTCGGCCATGAAACTGGCGTAGAGATCGCCGATCTTCTTCGCCAGCGGATCGTGCTGCGCCTCGGCTGCGGTCTCGATGATGTCGCGGACCGCGGCTTCGGAGCTGTCCCGCAAGCTGATGAAGGAACCGATCGAGGCACGGTCGGCCGGAATTTCGTTCTGTTCGAACCAGCGGCCGTTCACGTGCATGAACAGATCGTCCTGGGGTCGGAACTCTGTCGCAAAACTGCTCTGGTCGATTCCTGATGCTGTGCCTGACGGCGCCATAGATGCTTCCCTTGATCGCGGTTGACGGACGGAAGAACCGCTTGCTGACACGGTTCACCCTCATCCTATTCGCCATGCTAGGCTACTTCCGTGCGCGCTGGAATCCTTCTTCTTAGCTGCCGCGGCGAGGCCAAAGCCCGTTGATCCACAGGGTCTGTTCATCTGCAGACCAGCTCAACGGGAGGCCGATTCCTCGCCGCGGTGTTCGTCGTACCCGGCCAGGAATTCATCCAAGAGAAAAGGCCTGCTGACTTGCGAAACGCTCAAAAACCTTCTGGAATGCCAGTACACCGGTACCTGCCCTTTCACGAACAAATCACCGTGGAACTAGCCGACCGGACCTGGCCGGACCGGCGGATCAGCAAAGCACCGCGCTGGTGCGCGGTGGATCTCCGGGACGGGAACCAAGCGCTGATCGATCCGATGAGCCCGGCCCGGAAAC
Proteins encoded in this window:
- a CDS encoding M13 family metallopeptidase; the protein is MAPSGTASGIDQSSFATEFRPQDDLFMHVNGRWFEQNEIPADRASIGSFISLRDSSEAAVRDIIETAAEAQHDPLAKKIGDLYASFMAEDQINAAGIEPIRATLEAVYATADADQFIRLLAKLQGRGTAGLIGFYVYNDPGDPSRYLFQIQQSGLGLPDEAYYREDKSADIRSGYRNHIARMLELAGRPDAEQAASRVFDLETALAAGHWDKVTLRDPQKRYNLLTRQAALELFPPLAPWLDELGASEAQTAEIIVATPDFFRTAAQLLAERPLREWQDWLAMRVASSAAPYLAEEFVAEDFAFYGTVLSGTTENKERWKRGTALVEGALGEAVGQLYVAKHFPPEHKAKMEKLVAGLIEAYRQSIRALDWMSEATKAKALEKLAKFVPKIGYPDVWRDYSGLEISADDVLGNLARAEAFELARQLARIGQPIDRTEWLMTPQTVNAYYNPTMNEIVFPAAILQPPFFDAAADDAANFGGIGAVIGHEIGHGFDDQGSQYDGDGALSNWWTDQDRAAFEERTAKLVAQYDALSPIAAPEERVNGKLTLGENIGDLGGLSIGYKAWQLALAGQAAPEIDGLSGARRFYFAWASCWQSKNRPEDAVKRIAIDPHSPASWRCNQVVKNLPEFHQEFGTAPGDGLWLDPAERVSIW